In the Terriglobus sp. RCC_193 genome, CGGTTGCGGTTGTGGCCGTCGGCCTGGGGCAACCCAGCAGCAGACTGGAACTGCCCGGCACCGTGCAGGCATTTGCACAGACTCCCATCTATGCGCGTACTTCGGGCTACATCTCAAAGCGTTACGTGGACATTGGCGACCACGTAAAGGCCGGACAGTTGCTCGCCATCATTGAAGATCCGCAGACGGAGCAATCACTGCGGCAGGCGCGCGCAAACCTGTTGCAGTTGAAAGCGCAGCTACTGCAGGCACAGGCCAATGCGAAGCTATCCACGCTGAACAATACGCGTGGTCAGCAGCTTTATAAGCAAGGCGTTATTTCGCAGGAGGCGGCGGACAATTACACCGCGCAGTCTGGCGCGAACGATGCAACCGTGGAAGCGGCCAAGGCCAACATTGCTGCCGGCGAAGCGAACGTGAGGTCGCTGGAAGAACAGGCGTCCTTCTCACGCGTGCTGGCACCTTTCACCGGTGTGATCCTGTCGCGTTCCATCGATAATGGATCGCTGATCACGTCCGGCTCGGCCAACAGCGTGACGCAGCTCTTCACGATTGCGCAGTCCGGCGTGGTTCGAGTCTTTGCCAATGTGCCACAGAGCAACGCACCGGATGCACTGAGCGCATCCACAGCGCAGGTGACCTTCCGCGAACTCCCGGGGCACATCTACTCTGGTTCCATCACACGCTCTTCCACGTCAATTGATCCGGCATCGCGCACGCTGCTGACCGAAATCGACCTGCCAAACGCCGATGGCAAGATCCTTCCCGGCATGTTTGCGACGGTGACCTTCGCGGTGAAGAATTCGCGTCCGCCGGTGCTGCTACCGGGAAATGCCCTGGTGGTACGCACCGCAGGGCCACAGGCCTATACCGTGGACGCCAACAACATTGTGCATCTGCACAGCGTCGTCCTGGGACGCGACTATGGCACCAGCGTTGAGATCCTCAGCGGGTTGCAGCAGGGCGATCATGTGATCCTGTCACCATCCGATGCGGTACAGGAAGGAACGAAAGTGGCTCCGGAATTAGAGAAGGCGCAGAAGCCGTAGTCTCTTCCAGGCACATAGAAAAGCCCGCCATTGGCGGGCTTTTTCCATAAGTGCTGCGTTGTAAGTGTTCAGACCAGATGATCTGCAAGCACCTCTGCCGAGCTATGCACAATGCGCGGCCCCCGTGGTACGCCCTCCCACGGGAAGAACAGTGAGAACACGGTACCGGAACAATCGCCGCGATACTTTGCCTGGCGGCTGCGCACCAGCATGGCGCCGTGATGCTTCTCCAGAATCTCCGCGCTCACCCACAAGCCAAGGCCGGTGCCGCTGGCATCCTTGGTGGTAAAGAACGGTTCAAAGATGCGGCGTCGCACAGCATTCGACATCCCCATGCCTTCATCCGCAACAGTAACGCGCACTCCCCTTCTGTCGTTGTGCCGCATGGTGCGTGCGCGAATGAAGAGGCGTCCTCCCTGAGGCATCGCATCAATCGCATTACCCACAAGGTTTGCAAAAAGCTGGCGCAGTTCTCCCGCGTAGCCAAAGAGCAGCGCTGGATCCTCCAGACGCAACTCCACCTCCACTTTTGCGGACCGCAGCTTGGCATTGTGCAGCAGCAGCACACTGCGCAGCATCTCGGTCACCTCCACATCCGTGGCGGTTGAGGACTGACGATGAAAGCGCAGCGTCTGTTGCGTGATCTCACCCACGCGTCCCAGTTCTGTCTGCGCCAATGCCACCCAGTCCTGCGCCTGTATATCCAGCGATGGGTTATTGCGCAGCAGATACAGGGCATTGGTAACAGCTTCCAGCGGCGTATTGATTTCATGCGCAATGGAAGACGCAAGACGCCCTGCAATTGCAAGCTTTTCACTGCGGCGCATGGCTTCTTCCGCGTGACGACGCTCTGTCACCTCCGTGACAATGACACCCACCCAACGCACTTCGTCACCGATGA is a window encoding:
- a CDS encoding efflux RND transporter periplasmic adaptor subunit gives rise to the protein MAQNVAQDPATTGHSATTQQPAGKGPFVAAAGGFLLLAIVGVAFLIPKLHHQNDLEDRAHDVSGPPPVAVVAVGLGQPSSRLELPGTVQAFAQTPIYARTSGYISKRYVDIGDHVKAGQLLAIIEDPQTEQSLRQARANLLQLKAQLLQAQANAKLSTLNNTRGQQLYKQGVISQEAADNYTAQSGANDATVEAAKANIAAGEANVRSLEEQASFSRVLAPFTGVILSRSIDNGSLITSGSANSVTQLFTIAQSGVVRVFANVPQSNAPDALSASTAQVTFRELPGHIYSGSITRSSTSIDPASRTLLTEIDLPNADGKILPGMFATVTFAVKNSRPPVLLPGNALVVRTAGPQAYTVDANNIVHLHSVVLGRDYGTSVEILSGLQQGDHVILSPSDAVQEGTKVAPELEKAQKP